The bacterium genome window below encodes:
- a CDS encoding NapC/NirT family cytochrome c: protein MSDEKQGSMLGNLGSWFKGRLPFFYSNWITTLGSVVSLVAVALLFMALLINLYNAFLNRAANPYVGMITFMLLPGLLVAGIVMILLGTLVHRRRRRLGKAGTSAVEIGGAEFWRKAALVGLLAVLGMIVFTSFGYEAYHYTDSSEFCMKVCHEVMKPEGVAYERSPHANVECVECHIGPGAQWFVKAKISGLRQVVAVLGGTYSRPIPAPVHDLRPARETCEVCHWPTKFHGSKLITRKHTEPDRENTRSLSSLVMKVGGHPQPGVRATGVHWHVDPANEVRYRAVDEKRQVIVEVVQKTPDGEITYALEDAESGADEGEWRVMDCIDCHNRPTHIFEAPGQALDEAFAAGLLDRGVPWLRKTAERALQDVVPGEDTAGLIADYLTEAYTRDHPEELSALRAALPGAAMQIADILERNVFPGMAITWGTYASNLGHMDIDGEMADTGCFRCHDEMHVSEVGRCISQDCDACHTLLSERETDPDALPEYVAGYLRGED, encoded by the coding sequence ATGAGCGACGAAAAACAGGGCAGCATGCTGGGCAATCTCGGATCCTGGTTCAAGGGCCGGCTCCCCTTCTTCTACTCCAACTGGATCACCACCCTGGGGAGCGTCGTCAGCCTCGTCGCCGTGGCCCTGCTTTTCATGGCCCTGCTGATCAACCTGTACAACGCATTCCTGAACCGAGCGGCCAACCCGTACGTCGGCATGATCACCTTCATGCTGCTGCCCGGCCTGCTGGTGGCGGGGATCGTGATGATCCTGCTGGGCACCCTCGTACACCGGCGCCGGCGCCGGCTCGGCAAGGCCGGCACCTCGGCGGTCGAGATCGGCGGCGCCGAGTTCTGGCGCAAGGCCGCGCTGGTGGGCCTGCTGGCGGTGCTGGGCATGATCGTGTTCACCAGCTTCGGCTACGAGGCCTACCACTACACCGACTCCTCCGAGTTCTGCATGAAGGTCTGTCACGAGGTCATGAAGCCGGAGGGTGTGGCCTACGAGCGTTCGCCGCACGCCAACGTCGAATGCGTCGAATGCCACATCGGCCCCGGCGCCCAGTGGTTCGTGAAGGCCAAGATCTCCGGGTTGCGGCAGGTTGTGGCCGTCCTGGGCGGCACCTACAGCCGGCCCATCCCGGCGCCCGTCCACGATCTCCGTCCCGCCCGCGAGACGTGCGAGGTGTGCCACTGGCCCACCAAGTTCCACGGTTCGAAGCTCATCACGCGGAAGCATACCGAGCCCGACCGGGAGAACACGCGGAGCCTGTCGTCGCTGGTCATGAAGGTGGGCGGGCATCCGCAGCCCGGCGTCCGCGCCACGGGTGTCCACTGGCACGTGGACCCGGCCAACGAGGTGCGCTACCGCGCCGTCGACGAGAAGCGCCAGGTGATCGTCGAGGTGGTCCAGAAGACGCCGGACGGGGAGATCACCTACGCGCTGGAGGACGCGGAGTCCGGCGCGGACGAGGGCGAGTGGCGCGTCATGGACTGCATCGACTGCCACAACCGTCCCACCCACATCTTCGAGGCGCCCGGACAGGCCCTGGACGAGGCCTTCGCCGCCGGACTGCTCGACCGCGGCGTACCCTGGCTGCGCAAGACAGCCGAGCGCGCGCTGCAGGACGTGGTACCCGGCGAGGATACCGCCGGGCTGATCGCCGACTACCTGACCGAAGCGTACACGCGGGATCACCCGGAGGAACTGTCCGCCTTGCGCGCGGCCCTGCCCGGGGCCGCGATGCAGATCGCGGACATCCTCGAGCGCAACGTCTTTCCCGGGATGGCCATCACCTGGGGCACCTACGCCAGCAACCTCGGGCACATGGACATCGACGGCGAGATGGCGGACACCGGCTGCTTCCGCTGCCACGACGAGATGCACGTCAGCGAGGTTGGCCGTTGCATCAGCCAGGATTGCGACGCCTGCCATACGTTGCTGAGCGAGCGCGAGACCGATCCGGACGCCTTGCCCGAGTACGTGGCCGGTTACCTGAGAGGGGAGGACTGA
- a CDS encoding GNAT family N-acetyltransferase gives MLVTTLSTSDRNWVRERTELLFGGETVVSRDVVHQPVELPGFIAMEGTERVGLATFKIADGECELVTLDALCQWCGVGTALLEAVEKAARAGDCRKIWLITTNDNLDSLRFFQRRGFRITDIRVNGMENIRRLKPGVPLIGNYGIPVNDEIEMEKILGDGECWKVV, from the coding sequence ATGCTGGTGACCACACTCTCCACGAGCGACCGGAACTGGGTCCGCGAGCGCACCGAGCTGTTGTTCGGCGGCGAGACGGTCGTCAGTCGCGATGTCGTGCACCAGCCCGTCGAGCTGCCGGGGTTCATCGCCATGGAGGGCACCGAGCGCGTCGGCCTGGCCACCTTCAAGATCGCCGACGGCGAATGCGAACTGGTGACCCTGGACGCCCTGTGCCAGTGGTGCGGCGTGGGCACGGCCCTGCTCGAGGCCGTGGAGAAGGCGGCGCGCGCCGGCGACTGCCGCAAGATCTGGCTGATCACCACCAACGACAACCTCGACAGCCTGCGCTTCTTCCAGCGGCGAGGCTTCCGGATCACCGACATCCGCGTCAACGGCATGGAGAACATCCGCAGGCTCAAGCCCGGCGTACCGCTGATCGGCAACTACGGCATCCCCGTCAACGACGAGATCGAGATGGAGAAGATCCTCGGCGACGGAGAGTGCTGGAAAGTCGTCTGA
- a CDS encoding AbgT family transporter: MARPKLKIPHVFVLLASVIFVCSLLTYVVPSGTYERRTAVVEGHERTLLVPGTYQKLEKHFGVMNLLLGLEDAEAAGKASPVGLHGFLTAIPRGLEKQADIIFFIFIVGGVFGILQRTGVITAGLTRLLRRFGGSGPALTVALMFVLSVGGSTLGMGEEFIPLVPVFLLVSKRLGYDRIYGLALVLVAAEVGFAASTTNPFTVCVAQGIAELPLYSGMPLRLALYACAFTTALLYTLRYGRLIKADPSASFMPDDAFEIDASSDGEDCTGRHRAILVASTLLFAFILFATQRFGWWMADMAGGFLLMGIVAGALARLPLGEAVEAFVAGMRDMVVAALVVGVARGIEVVLSDGQIMDTIVHGAASMLLHVPRYVAAIGMLCFESSLNLLVPSGSGQAAVTVPLMAPLSDIIGITRQTAVLAFTCGDGFSNTIIPTSGILMAMLALAKIPYGRWIRFMVPLFGLLMALSAIFLMIAVAIDYS, translated from the coding sequence ATGGCCCGACCCAAGCTCAAGATCCCCCATGTCTTCGTGCTGCTCGCGAGCGTCATCTTCGTCTGCTCGCTGCTCACCTACGTCGTTCCGTCCGGCACCTACGAGCGGCGCACGGCCGTGGTGGAGGGGCACGAGCGCACGTTGCTCGTCCCCGGCACCTACCAGAAGCTGGAAAAGCACTTCGGCGTCATGAACCTGCTGCTTGGTCTCGAGGACGCAGAGGCGGCGGGCAAGGCCTCGCCCGTCGGCCTGCACGGCTTCCTGACCGCCATCCCGCGCGGCCTGGAGAAGCAGGCCGACATCATCTTCTTCATCTTCATCGTGGGCGGGGTCTTCGGCATCCTGCAGAGGACCGGCGTGATCACTGCCGGGCTGACGCGCCTGCTGCGTCGATTCGGCGGCTCGGGCCCCGCGCTGACCGTGGCGCTGATGTTCGTCCTGTCGGTGGGCGGTTCGACCCTGGGCATGGGGGAGGAGTTCATCCCCCTGGTGCCCGTCTTCCTGCTGGTGAGCAAGCGCCTGGGCTACGACCGCATCTACGGCCTGGCGCTCGTGCTGGTCGCGGCCGAGGTGGGTTTCGCCGCGTCTACGACCAATCCCTTCACCGTCTGCGTGGCCCAGGGTATCGCCGAGCTGCCGCTCTACAGCGGGATGCCGCTGCGGCTGGCCCTGTACGCCTGCGCCTTCACCACGGCGCTGCTCTACACGCTGCGCTACGGCCGGCTCATCAAGGCCGACCCGTCGGCCTCGTTCATGCCGGACGATGCGTTCGAGATCGACGCGTCCTCCGACGGCGAGGATTGCACCGGACGCCACCGGGCGATCCTGGTCGCCAGCACGCTGCTCTTCGCCTTCATCCTCTTCGCCACGCAACGCTTCGGCTGGTGGATGGCCGATATGGCCGGCGGCTTCCTCCTGATGGGCATCGTGGCGGGGGCGCTGGCCCGCCTGCCCCTGGGCGAGGCCGTCGAGGCGTTCGTGGCGGGGATGCGCGACATGGTGGTGGCGGCGCTGGTGGTGGGGGTCGCCCGCGGCATCGAGGTGGTGCTCTCCGACGGCCAGATCATGGATACCATCGTGCACGGCGCCGCGTCCATGCTGCTTCACGTGCCGCGCTACGTGGCGGCGATCGGCATGCTCTGCTTCGAGTCGTCGCTGAACCTGCTGGTGCCGTCGGGCTCGGGGCAGGCCGCGGTGACGGTGCCTTTGATGGCGCCCCTGTCCGACATCATCGGCATCACGCGCCAGACCGCCGTCCTGGCCTTCACCTGCGGCGACGGCTTCTCCAACACCATCATCCCCACCAGCGGCATCCTGATGGCCATGCTGGCGCTCGCGAAGATCCCCTACGGCCGCTGGATCCGCTTCATGGTGCCGTTGTTCGGCCTGCTGATGGCCCTGTCGGCGATCTTCCTGATGATCGCGGTGGCGATCGACTATTCCTGA
- the sfsA gene encoding DNA/RNA nuclease SfsA, which produces MKYARPLVRGELIRREKRFLVHVRLDADRPEEGRVVVAHTNDTGAMLGCNTPGSPVWLSPANDPKRKLKWTYELIETGGVLAGINTSVPNRLAQEGIEDGAIAELRGYDRLRREVRCGENSRIDLLLERGDDDAPERCWVEVKNVTLVENGTALFPDAVTARGRKHLRELAALAAAGDRAVMLYVVQRADAAALAPADDIDPAYAQALRGAVAAGVEAICYRADVTTAEIGLARRLPVIL; this is translated from the coding sequence GTGAAGTACGCGAGACCCCTGGTCCGCGGCGAGCTGATCCGCCGCGAGAAACGCTTCCTGGTCCACGTGCGTCTCGACGCAGATCGTCCGGAAGAGGGCCGCGTCGTCGTCGCCCACACCAACGACACCGGCGCCATGCTCGGCTGCAACACGCCCGGCAGCCCGGTCTGGCTGTCCCCCGCCAACGACCCAAAACGGAAATTGAAATGGACCTACGAGCTGATCGAGACCGGCGGCGTGCTGGCGGGCATCAACACGTCCGTGCCCAACCGGCTGGCGCAGGAGGGCATCGAGGACGGCGCGATCGCCGAACTGCGGGGCTACGACCGGCTGCGGCGCGAGGTGCGCTGCGGGGAGAACTCGCGGATCGACCTGCTGCTCGAACGCGGCGACGACGACGCGCCCGAACGCTGCTGGGTGGAGGTGAAGAACGTGACGCTGGTCGAAAACGGCACGGCCCTCTTCCCCGACGCGGTGACCGCGCGCGGACGCAAGCACCTGCGCGAGCTGGCGGCCCTGGCGGCGGCCGGCGACCGGGCGGTGATGCTCTACGTGGTCCAGCGCGCGGACGCGGCCGCCCTGGCGCCGGCGGACGACATCGACCCGGCCTACGCGCAGGCCCTGCGCGGGGCGGTCGCCGCGGGCGTGGAGGCGATCTGCTACCGGGCCGACGTCACGACCGCCGAGATCGGGCTGGCGCGCCGCCTGCCGGTAATCCTATGA
- a CDS encoding GntR family transcriptional regulator — MFIVLSPNSGVPVYRQLIEQIRLQATGGRLAPGDEMPSTRILSAQLGVNPMTVSKAYASLEQEGVLERRPGRPLVVKTLAPEQARRKKLEQIRESLSPAAITIRQLGVTPDEAVDILREMLDKANDPEEKR; from the coding sequence ATGTTCATCGTCCTGAGTCCCAACAGCGGGGTGCCGGTCTATCGGCAGCTGATCGAGCAGATCAGGCTGCAGGCGACCGGCGGCCGGCTGGCGCCGGGCGACGAGATGCCGTCCACGCGGATCCTGTCCGCGCAGCTGGGGGTGAATCCGATGACCGTGAGCAAGGCCTACGCGAGCCTGGAGCAGGAAGGCGTCCTGGAGCGGCGTCCCGGCAGACCGCTGGTGGTGAAGACCCTGGCGCCCGAACAGGCGCGCCGCAAGAAGCTGGAGCAGATCCGCGAGAGCCTCTCTCCCGCCGCGATCACCATCAGACAGCTCGGCGTCACGCCGGACGAGGCCGTGGACATCCTGCGCGAGATGCTGGACAAGGCGAACGATCCCGAGGAGAAGCGATGA
- a CDS encoding DUF523 domain-containing protein, whose product MTRTPDIRIGVSACLLGERIRYDGDARPHAWVRDVLPRHALIVPVCPESELGMGVPREPVDLLGEPAAPRMVGAASGEDWTVRMNAWCRRRVAELLAEGLDGFVLKSRSPSCGAGSAPVHPAGGGEPPRGEGLFALALRESCPDLPVVEDEDLDGKAGRETFLERARGHAERRKGQE is encoded by the coding sequence ATGACCCGCACACCCGACATCCGCATCGGCGTGAGCGCCTGCCTGCTGGGCGAACGCATCCGTTACGACGGCGACGCCAGGCCCCACGCCTGGGTGCGCGACGTGCTGCCGCGTCATGCCCTGATCGTGCCCGTGTGTCCCGAGTCCGAGCTGGGCATGGGCGTGCCGCGCGAGCCGGTGGACCTGCTGGGCGAACCGGCGGCGCCCCGCATGGTCGGCGCGGCCTCGGGCGAGGACTGGACCGTGCGCATGAACGCGTGGTGCCGGCGGCGCGTCGCGGAGCTGCTGGCCGAAGGCCTGGACGGGTTCGTGCTCAAGAGCCGGTCGCCCAGCTGCGGCGCGGGCAGCGCGCCGGTCCATCCCGCGGGCGGCGGCGAGCCGCCGCGCGGCGAAGGACTCTTCGCGCTGGCCCTGCGCGAGTCGTGTCCGGACCTGCCGGTGGTCGAGGACGAGGACCTCGACGGCAAGGCCGGGCGCGAGACGTTTCTCGAGCGGGCGCGCGGGCACGCGGAGCGACGAAAGGGTCAGGAATAG
- a CDS encoding ABC transporter ATP-binding protein, whose protein sequence is MAVLEFENIVRAYKRGVNVLDGVSFAVNEGEVVGLLGRNGAGKTTLIRIAMGMIEAQRGGVRVFGLDPRRDPLAVKRRIGYVSEEQVLPGFMTIGDVIRLHRGLFPGWDDLMAEGLCGRYGLDWNEKIKSLSKGQARQVALLCAVSHKPELLVLDEPAGGLDPAARRDFLETSIQLLNEAGSTILFSSHHMSDVERMAGRVVMLHDGKVLLDDTLDELQENFALAIVPHADGRSAALQGLPECLGVRDRIEGLHAVLRLDPDKARSAVEGRLGIRGGRYARLGLEEMFIEIAEGQS, encoded by the coding sequence ATGGCTGTCCTGGAATTCGAGAACATCGTCCGCGCCTACAAGAGAGGCGTCAACGTGCTCGACGGCGTGTCCTTCGCGGTGAACGAGGGCGAGGTCGTGGGCCTGCTCGGCCGCAACGGCGCAGGCAAGACAACGCTGATCCGCATCGCCATGGGCATGATCGAGGCCCAGCGGGGCGGCGTCCGCGTCTTCGGGCTGGATCCGCGACGCGATCCGCTGGCGGTCAAGCGCCGCATCGGATACGTGTCGGAGGAACAGGTCCTGCCCGGTTTCATGACCATCGGCGACGTGATCCGCCTGCACCGCGGGCTGTTCCCCGGCTGGGACGACCTGATGGCCGAGGGACTCTGCGGCCGCTACGGGCTCGACTGGAACGAGAAGATCAAGAGCCTGAGCAAGGGCCAGGCGCGGCAGGTGGCGCTGCTCTGCGCCGTATCCCACAAGCCCGAGCTGTTGGTCCTGGACGAACCCGCCGGCGGCCTCGATCCCGCCGCCCGGCGCGACTTCCTGGAGACCTCGATCCAGCTGCTGAACGAGGCGGGATCCACCATCCTGTTCTCGTCCCACCACATGAGCGACGTGGAGCGCATGGCGGGCCGCGTGGTGATGCTGCACGACGGCAAGGTGCTGCTCGACGACACGCTGGACGAATTGCAGGAGAACTTCGCCCTGGCGATCGTGCCCCACGCGGACGGCCGGTCGGCGGCGTTGCAGGGGCTGCCCGAGTGCCTCGGCGTGCGCGACCGCATCGAGGGCCTGCATGCGGTGCTGCGACTGGATCCGGACAAGGCCCGCAGCGCCGTGGAGGGCCGCCTGGGCATCCGCGGGGGCCGCTACGCCCGTCTCGGCCTCGAGGAGATGTTCATCGAGATCGCGGAGGGCCAGTCGTGA
- a CDS encoding MFS transporter — protein sequence MSATTPGTRTSVFRMFPGAFWSANVMEIFERMGWYGFYAVSSIYLTAEIADGGLEFTSEDRGVIQGVVTFFLYLFPAVFGALADRYGYKAMFLASCVVMAPAYVLLQFPTSFWGFFAVYFLVAIGHGMFKPVVISTVAKTTDEKTGSMGFGIFYMMVNVGGFLGPIVAGIVRGWSWTYVFWASAIWIGFLALTCVLFYRDPRSAADRELSETRSLGEVMKGMVGVVGNGRFFLLISGVLTVLVMGSKWWPFGLIAPIAAGWIALNLLIDVGLRAGGRRPGEGVWLLQPMQVGEGRYMVFLLLMAGFWTSFNQIFLTLPEYIRDYGDTTDMISALTPAAGWITGLFESLGVSTANWSQGVLENGQIKPEHMINLNAFGIIVGQVAISWFMRNVKPLNTIINGVVVTVISFLVFILGMSGWIIVAAILVFSVGEMMASPKSKEYAGRIAPPGKVGMYMGYFYWCTALGHLFGGLLSGVMYGYFGPVERGGIDKPDVMWIVFAFLAASTAVGLVAYDRWMKAHPVRGS from the coding sequence ATGTCCGCCACGACACCCGGCACGAGAACGTCGGTCTTCAGGATGTTCCCCGGCGCCTTCTGGTCGGCCAACGTCATGGAGATCTTCGAGCGCATGGGCTGGTACGGCTTCTACGCCGTGTCGAGCATCTACCTGACCGCAGAGATCGCCGACGGCGGGCTGGAATTCACCAGCGAGGACCGCGGCGTCATCCAGGGCGTGGTGACGTTCTTCCTCTACCTCTTTCCCGCGGTCTTCGGCGCGCTGGCCGACCGCTACGGCTACAAGGCCATGTTCCTGGCCTCGTGCGTGGTGATGGCGCCCGCTTACGTCCTGCTGCAGTTCCCGACCTCGTTCTGGGGCTTCTTCGCCGTCTACTTCCTGGTGGCCATCGGCCACGGCATGTTCAAGCCGGTGGTGATCTCGACGGTCGCCAAGACCACCGACGAGAAGACAGGGTCGATGGGCTTCGGCATCTTCTACATGATGGTCAACGTGGGCGGTTTCCTGGGCCCCATCGTGGCCGGCATCGTGCGCGGCTGGAGCTGGACCTACGTCTTCTGGGCCTCGGCGATCTGGATCGGATTCCTGGCCCTGACCTGCGTGCTGTTCTACCGCGATCCGCGCAGCGCGGCCGATCGCGAGCTGTCGGAGACACGCAGCCTCGGCGAGGTGATGAAGGGCATGGTCGGTGTGGTCGGCAACGGCCGCTTCTTCCTGCTGATCTCGGGCGTCCTGACCGTGCTGGTCATGGGTTCGAAATGGTGGCCCTTCGGCCTGATCGCCCCCATCGCGGCGGGCTGGATCGCGCTGAACCTGCTGATCGACGTCGGGCTGCGGGCGGGCGGACGCCGACCCGGCGAGGGCGTCTGGCTGCTGCAGCCCATGCAGGTGGGCGAGGGCCGCTACATGGTCTTCTTGCTGCTGATGGCCGGATTCTGGACCAGCTTTAACCAGATCTTCCTGACCCTGCCCGAGTACATCCGCGACTACGGCGACACCACCGACATGATCAGCGCCCTGACGCCGGCGGCCGGTTGGATCACCGGTCTCTTCGAGTCGCTGGGCGTCTCGACCGCCAACTGGAGCCAGGGCGTGCTCGAGAACGGCCAGATCAAGCCCGAGCACATGATCAACCTCAACGCCTTCGGCATCATCGTCGGCCAGGTGGCCATCTCGTGGTTCATGCGCAACGTGAAGCCGCTGAACACGATCATCAACGGCGTGGTCGTGACGGTGATCAGCTTCCTGGTCTTCATCCTGGGCATGAGCGGCTGGATCATCGTGGCCGCCATCCTGGTCTTCTCGGTCGGCGAGATGATGGCCAGCCCCAAGAGCAAGGAATACGCGGGCCGCATCGCGCCGCCTGGCAAGGTCGGCATGTACATGGGCTACTTCTACTGGTGCACGGCCCTGGGGCATCTGTTCGGCGGGCTGCTGTCGGGCGTGATGTACGGTTACTTCGGCCCCGTCGAGCGCGGGGGCATCGACAAGCCCGACGTCATGTGGATCGTCTTCGCGTTTCTCGCGGCATCGACCGCCGTGGGACTAGTGGCCTACGATCGCTGGATGAAGGCGCACCCGGTGCGGGGCTCGTGA